In Micromonospora sp. WMMD980, the following are encoded in one genomic region:
- a CDS encoding endo alpha-1,4 polygalactosaminidase — protein sequence MRIRPACAVPRSRPARVRRRGPCRGVALALTALLLTPLPACREQVTVPPGAPTSWPAASARRWTWQWQLSGPVDVSVDADVFLLDPVRTTSAETSALRARNRRLVCQVRVGTYAAGDPDATRFPVAVRGAAVPGRPGSRFLDVRSWNALAPVLADRFRLCRGKGFGAVALADADGYRHRSGFPLGFDEQLLFNRRLAGLARRLDLSPGLVDDVAQVAALAPDFDFAVNQECVRRRECAKLLPFADAHKPVFHVEYAGDPAASCVTATGYGFASIRKDRKLDAWREPCPLP from the coding sequence ATGCGGATCCGGCCGGCCTGTGCCGTGCCGCGCTCCCGGCCGGCCCGCGTCCGCCGACGAGGGCCGTGCCGGGGCGTGGCACTGGCGCTGACCGCGCTACTACTCACGCCGCTCCCGGCGTGCCGGGAGCAGGTCACCGTCCCGCCCGGCGCGCCGACCTCCTGGCCGGCCGCGTCGGCCCGCCGCTGGACCTGGCAGTGGCAACTCTCCGGCCCGGTGGACGTCTCCGTGGACGCGGACGTCTTCCTCCTCGACCCGGTCCGGACCACCTCCGCCGAGACCTCCGCGTTGCGCGCCCGCAACCGCCGGCTGGTCTGCCAGGTCCGGGTCGGCACGTACGCGGCCGGCGACCCGGACGCCACCCGCTTTCCCGTCGCGGTGCGCGGCGCGGCGGTGCCGGGCCGGCCGGGGAGCCGGTTCCTGGACGTTCGGAGCTGGAACGCGCTGGCGCCGGTGCTGGCCGACCGGTTCCGGCTCTGCCGGGGCAAGGGCTTCGGCGCGGTCGCGCTGGCCGACGCGGACGGCTACCGGCACCGCTCGGGCTTCCCGCTGGGCTTCGACGAGCAGTTGCTGTTCAACCGCCGGCTGGCCGGGCTGGCCCGGCGGCTCGACCTCTCCCCCGGCCTGGTGGACGACGTGGCGCAGGTGGCGGCGCTGGCTCCCGACTTCGACTTCGCGGTCAACCAGGAGTGCGTACGCCGGCGCGAGTGCGCGAAGCTGCTGCCCTTCGCCGACGCCCACAAGCCGGTCTTCCACGTGGAGTACGCGGGCGACCCGGCCGCGTCCTGCGTCACCGCGACCGGCTACGGCTTCGCCTCGATCCGCAAGGACCGGAAGCTGGACGCCTGGCGGGAGCCCTGCCCGCTGCCGTGA
- a CDS encoding MFS transporter: METEVERETGSELTDADSYIEIRQRRSTNFLEIAKTLFRRYPKRATLGFSLFIGQAFLYNAITFGFAQILQTFFDVPPGNSGYFFAVIAVGNLFGPLLLGRLFDTVGRVPMIAGSYIGSGVLLLGTAWLFHAGVLSAVTMTACWCVVLFFASAGASAAYLTVSEIFPMETRAMAIAFFYAIGTAAGGITGPLIFAKLVGSGQVGDTVLAFAIGASIMIIGGLVELALGVKAEGKSLEDLATPLSAEQAEVPAQRDGTSTPTTGATTG; this comes from the coding sequence GTGGAGACCGAGGTCGAACGGGAGACCGGCAGCGAGCTCACCGACGCCGACAGCTACATCGAGATCCGGCAGCGCAGGAGCACGAACTTCCTGGAGATCGCCAAGACGCTGTTCCGCCGCTATCCGAAGCGCGCGACGCTGGGCTTCTCGCTCTTCATCGGCCAGGCGTTCCTCTACAACGCGATCACCTTCGGCTTCGCCCAGATCCTGCAGACCTTCTTCGACGTCCCGCCCGGCAACAGCGGCTACTTCTTCGCGGTCATCGCGGTCGGCAACCTGTTCGGCCCGTTGCTGCTGGGCCGGCTCTTCGACACGGTCGGCCGGGTGCCGATGATCGCCGGCTCGTACATCGGCTCGGGGGTGCTGCTGCTCGGCACCGCCTGGCTGTTCCACGCCGGCGTGCTCAGCGCGGTGACCATGACCGCGTGCTGGTGCGTGGTCCTCTTCTTCGCCTCGGCCGGCGCCAGCGCGGCGTACCTGACGGTCAGTGAGATCTTCCCGATGGAGACCCGGGCCATGGCCATCGCGTTCTTCTACGCGATCGGCACCGCGGCGGGTGGCATCACCGGGCCGCTGATCTTCGCCAAGCTGGTCGGCAGCGGCCAGGTCGGCGACACCGTGCTGGCGTTCGCGATCGGTGCCTCGATCATGATCATTGGCGGTCTGGTGGAGCTGGCGCTCGGCGTCAAGGCCGAGGGGAAGTCCCTGGAGGACCTGGCCACCCCGCTCAGCGCCGAGCAGGCGGAGGTGCCGGCGCAGCGCGACGGCACCTCGACCCCGACCACCGGCGCGACCACCGGCTGA
- a CDS encoding MMPL family transporter yields the protein MGRRPVTVRLARWSAEHPWRAIALWVVFVAVCFVGGNAAGLNEATDADQAIGEFGRAELIVDGGGFHDPATENVLITARSGALDPAAANAVAQDAAGRLRQVEGVASVGTPVSSRDGTALLLPITMSGDPETAADRVQPLRDTTARVQEAHPDLRVEQVGGPSIDNALDDTLGKDFKRAELLSLPVTLAILIIAFGALIAAGVPVLLALSSVAAAMGLSTLASHLVPATDTTASVILLIGMAVGVDYSLFYVRREREERAKGRSGLDAVEIAAETSGHAVVVSGTAVIISMAGLLLAQDAIFSSLAVGSILVVAVAVIGSLTVLPALLAKLGRWVDRPRVPLLWRLTAPRGGQPARPRFWPAVLRPALRAPVATLLVSVGLLLALAAPALGMKLKFPGAEDVPRSTPAMQAYDRLTAAFPSNGTSHTVAVRAPADQADRVRAALTSLAGRTATDPLFAPAEGDGPEIRVSADQRVSVLEVATPYASRSDGASRSLHELRGDLVPAALDGIPGVEYAVGGGVAASEDYADHIWAKLPVVAAFVLALTFLVMAWTFRSVVVALTAILLNLLSAGAAYGLLVLVFQSHWAEGLLGFTSMDAIVTWLPLFLFVVLFGLSMDYHVFVVSRIREAVDRGMPNRDAVAYGITSSAGVVTSAAIVMVGVFSIFATLSMIDFKQLGIGLAAAILLDATIIRAVVLPSVMTLLGDANWWAPRFLRRRPATAPATPPVEPPPAPSPELVGTR from the coding sequence ATGGGCAGGCGACCGGTGACCGTGCGGCTGGCGCGGTGGAGTGCGGAGCATCCCTGGCGGGCCATCGCGCTGTGGGTGGTGTTCGTCGCGGTGTGCTTCGTCGGCGGCAACGCCGCCGGACTGAACGAGGCCACCGACGCGGATCAGGCGATCGGCGAGTTCGGACGGGCCGAGCTGATCGTCGACGGTGGTGGCTTCCACGATCCGGCCACCGAGAACGTGCTGATCACCGCACGGTCCGGGGCGCTGGACCCGGCCGCCGCGAACGCCGTCGCGCAGGACGCGGCGGGTCGGTTGCGGCAGGTCGAGGGCGTGGCCTCGGTGGGTACGCCGGTGTCGTCCCGGGACGGGACCGCGCTGCTGCTGCCGATCACCATGTCCGGCGACCCGGAGACCGCCGCGGACCGGGTGCAGCCGCTGCGCGACACCACCGCCCGGGTGCAGGAGGCGCACCCGGACCTGCGGGTGGAGCAGGTCGGCGGCCCGTCGATCGACAATGCGCTCGACGACACGCTCGGCAAGGACTTCAAGCGGGCCGAGCTGCTCAGCCTCCCGGTGACGCTGGCGATCCTGATCATCGCGTTCGGGGCGCTGATCGCGGCCGGTGTGCCGGTGCTGCTCGCGCTCTCCTCGGTGGCCGCCGCGATGGGTCTCTCCACGCTCGCCTCGCACCTGGTGCCGGCGACCGACACCACGGCCAGCGTCATCCTGCTGATCGGCATGGCGGTGGGCGTGGACTATTCGCTGTTCTACGTGCGGCGGGAACGCGAGGAGCGGGCCAAGGGCCGGTCCGGGCTCGACGCGGTGGAGATCGCGGCGGAGACCTCCGGGCACGCCGTGGTGGTCTCCGGCACCGCCGTGATCATCTCGATGGCCGGCCTGCTGCTCGCCCAGGACGCGATCTTCTCGTCGCTGGCCGTCGGCTCGATCCTGGTGGTCGCGGTGGCGGTGATCGGCTCGCTCACCGTGCTGCCGGCGCTGCTGGCCAAGCTGGGTCGCTGGGTCGACCGGCCCCGGGTGCCGCTGCTCTGGCGGCTCACCGCCCCGCGCGGCGGGCAGCCGGCGCGACCCCGGTTCTGGCCGGCCGTGCTCCGGCCCGCGCTGCGCGCGCCGGTGGCCACGCTGCTGGTCTCGGTCGGGCTGCTGCTCGCCCTGGCCGCGCCCGCGCTCGGCATGAAGCTCAAGTTCCCCGGCGCCGAGGACGTGCCGCGCAGCACGCCGGCCATGCAGGCGTACGACCGGCTCACCGCGGCCTTCCCGAGCAACGGCACCAGCCACACGGTGGCCGTGCGGGCGCCGGCGGACCAGGCCGACCGGGTGCGGGCCGCGCTCACCAGCCTGGCCGGCCGGACCGCCACCGACCCGCTCTTCGCGCCGGCCGAGGGGGACGGCCCGGAGATCAGGGTGTCGGCCGACCAGCGGGTGTCGGTGCTGGAGGTGGCCACCCCGTACGCCAGCCGCTCCGACGGGGCGTCCCGGTCCCTGCACGAGCTGCGCGGGGACCTGGTGCCGGCGGCGCTGGACGGCATTCCCGGCGTGGAGTACGCGGTCGGCGGCGGGGTGGCCGCCAGCGAGGACTACGCCGACCACATCTGGGCGAAGCTGCCGGTGGTCGCGGCGTTCGTGCTGGCGTTGACGTTCCTGGTGATGGCCTGGACGTTCCGGTCGGTGGTGGTGGCGCTCACCGCCATCCTGCTCAACCTGCTCTCCGCCGGCGCCGCGTACGGCCTGCTGGTGTTGGTCTTCCAGAGTCACTGGGCGGAGGGGTTGCTCGGCTTCACCTCGATGGACGCGATCGTCACCTGGCTGCCGCTGTTCCTGTTCGTGGTGCTGTTCGGGCTCTCCATGGACTACCACGTCTTCGTGGTCAGCCGGATCCGCGAGGCGGTCGACCGGGGGATGCCGAACCGGGACGCGGTCGCCTACGGCATCACGTCCTCGGCCGGCGTGGTGACCAGCGCGGCGATCGTGATGGTCGGGGTTTTCTCGATCTTCGCCACGCTCAGCATGATCGACTTCAAGCAGCTCGGCATCGGACTGGCGGCGGCGATCCTGCTGGACGCCACGATCATCCGGGCGGTGGTGCTGCCGTCGGTGATGACCCTGCTGGGCGACGCGAACTGGTGGGCGCCGCGCTTCCTGCGCCGCCGGCCGGCCACCGCGCCGGCAACCCCGCCGGTCGAGCCGCCGCCCGCGCCGTCGCCGGAGTTGGTCGGCACCCGCTGA
- the mutM gene encoding bifunctional DNA-formamidopyrimidine glycosylase/DNA-(apurinic or apyrimidinic site) lyase has protein sequence MPELPEVETVRQGLAQWVVGRRITTVEVRHPRAVRRHVPGGAHFADVLAGRTITDVRRRGKYLWLPLDSGDAVIGHLGMSGQLLLQPAGAADELHLRVRFRFADDGPELRFVDQRTFGGLSVSEGGAELPAEIAHIARDPMDPEFSDDGFVAALRRKRTEIKRALLDQTLISGVGNIYADEALWRARLHGTRPTDALTRPAALRLLGHVRDVLGEAIKQGGTSFDELYVNVNGESGYFDRSLNAYGREGEPCPRCGAPIRREAFMNRSSYSCPRCQPRPRGSLRG, from the coding sequence GTGCCTGAGCTGCCCGAGGTGGAGACGGTCCGGCAGGGGCTGGCCCAGTGGGTGGTCGGCCGGCGGATCACCACCGTCGAGGTGCGCCATCCCCGGGCGGTGCGCCGGCACGTCCCGGGCGGGGCGCACTTCGCCGACGTGCTGGCCGGCCGGACGATCACCGACGTCCGGCGCCGGGGCAAGTACCTGTGGCTGCCGCTGGACAGCGGGGACGCGGTGATCGGCCACCTCGGCATGTCCGGCCAGTTGCTGCTGCAACCAGCCGGCGCGGCCGACGAGCTGCACCTGCGGGTCCGGTTCCGGTTCGCCGACGACGGGCCGGAACTGCGCTTCGTCGACCAGCGCACGTTCGGTGGGCTGTCGGTGTCGGAGGGCGGGGCGGAGCTGCCGGCCGAGATCGCGCACATCGCCCGGGACCCGATGGACCCGGAGTTCTCCGACGACGGGTTCGTGGCGGCGCTGCGCCGCAAGCGTACGGAGATCAAGCGGGCGTTGCTCGACCAGACGTTGATCTCCGGAGTGGGCAACATCTACGCCGACGAGGCGCTGTGGCGGGCGCGGCTGCACGGCACCCGGCCGACCGACGCGCTCACCCGTCCGGCGGCGCTGCGGCTGCTCGGGCACGTGCGGGACGTGCTCGGCGAGGCGATCAAGCAGGGCGGCACCAGCTTCGACGAGCTGTACGTCAACGTCAACGGCGAGAGCGGCTACTTCGACCGGTCGCTCAACGCGTACGGCCGGGAGGGCGAGCCCTGCCCGCGCTGCGGCGCGCCGATCCGGCGTGAGGCGTTCATGAACCGGTCCTCCTACAGTTGCCCGCGCTGCCAGCCGCGCCCTCGGGGCAGCCTTCGGGGATGA
- the rnc gene encoding ribonuclease III — protein MTNEKRRRAPVSHLEAAFGVSLDPELLERALTHRSYAYENGGLPTNERLEFLGDSVLGVVITTALFHNHPDLPEGQLAKLRASVVNMRALADVARGLGPDGLGAYLLLGKGEEATGGRDKASILADTLEALLGAIYLQYGLDTAAIVIHRLFDPLMAESAGRGAALDWKTSLQELTAALGLGVPEYRIEGTGPDHLKTFTAWVVVAGNRYGGAEGRSKKEAEQRAAESAWRMLTEQAEATARAEAEARAAAAADQEDAEAGAGRA, from the coding sequence ATGACCAACGAGAAGCGGCGGCGTGCTCCCGTCAGCCACCTGGAGGCGGCCTTCGGCGTGTCGCTCGACCCGGAGCTGCTGGAGCGCGCGCTGACCCACCGCTCGTACGCGTACGAGAACGGCGGCCTGCCCACCAACGAGCGGCTGGAGTTCCTGGGCGACTCGGTGCTCGGCGTGGTGATCACCACCGCGCTCTTCCACAACCACCCGGACCTGCCGGAGGGGCAGCTCGCGAAGCTGCGGGCCAGCGTGGTCAACATGCGCGCGCTGGCGGACGTGGCCCGCGGGCTCGGCCCGGACGGGCTCGGCGCCTACCTGCTGCTGGGCAAGGGCGAGGAGGCGACCGGCGGCCGGGACAAGGCGAGCATCCTCGCCGACACGCTGGAGGCGCTGCTCGGCGCCATCTACCTCCAGTACGGCCTGGACACCGCGGCCATCGTGATCCACCGGCTGTTCGACCCGCTGATGGCGGAGTCGGCTGGCCGGGGCGCGGCGCTGGACTGGAAGACCAGCCTCCAGGAGTTGACCGCCGCGCTGGGGCTGGGCGTCCCGGAGTACCGGATCGAGGGCACCGGGCCGGACCACCTGAAGACGTTCACCGCCTGGGTGGTGGTGGCCGGCAACCGGTACGGCGGCGCGGAGGGGCGCAGCAAGAAGGAGGCCGAGCAGCGGGCCGCCGAGTCGGCCTGGCGGATGCTCACCGAGCAGGCGGAGGCGACCGCGCGGGCCGAGGCCGAGGCGCGGGCCGCCGCAGCGGCCGACCAGGAGGACGCCGAGGCGGGCGCCGGCCGTGCCTGA
- a CDS encoding phosphate acyltransferase PlsX: MKPGAPAPSAAGRSPAGGPSEPGTARIAVDLLGGDDAPAVVVDGALRAVRTDPDLRLLLVGPTEVADGLLGALDPAHRARVAVRPVRAAVGMADHPTAARGESTVRTAVQAVQDGLADAVVSAGSTGATVTAAALGLGRWPGVRRPALVATLPAVDGPVVLLDVGGTLEPGPATLARHAVLGAAYAAVAHGVAAPRVGLLSVGHEAGKGDRLRRSADPVVAAVPLPCNARYVGLVEGYDISLGRRADVVVTDGFTGNVLLKAIEGAYAMAGGPPANGGVPRAAALLGVGGTVVVCHGAAGPDDVASGIALAAHLWRRDAAGTVRALLAEIPHDPAPDRNDTEVAP, translated from the coding sequence CTGAAGCCCGGTGCCCCGGCTCCCTCCGCCGCCGGCCGTTCCCCGGCCGGCGGGCCGTCGGAGCCGGGCACCGCGCGGATCGCCGTCGACCTCCTCGGCGGGGACGATGCTCCCGCCGTCGTGGTTGACGGCGCTCTGCGGGCGGTGCGCACCGACCCTGACCTGCGCCTGCTGCTCGTCGGTCCGACCGAGGTCGCCGACGGGCTGCTCGGTGCGCTCGACCCGGCCCACCGTGCCCGGGTCGCGGTCCGCCCGGTGCGGGCCGCCGTCGGCATGGCCGACCATCCGACCGCCGCCCGCGGCGAGAGCACGGTCCGCACGGCCGTCCAGGCCGTCCAGGACGGCCTCGCCGACGCCGTGGTCTCCGCCGGCTCGACCGGCGCCACCGTCACCGCCGCCGCGCTCGGCCTGGGCCGCTGGCCCGGGGTACGCCGACCCGCGCTGGTCGCCACGCTGCCCGCGGTCGACGGGCCGGTGGTGCTGCTGGACGTGGGCGGCACCCTGGAGCCCGGCCCGGCCACGCTGGCCCGGCACGCCGTCCTCGGCGCCGCCTACGCGGCCGTCGCCCACGGGGTCGCCGCGCCCCGGGTGGGGCTGCTCTCCGTCGGCCACGAGGCCGGCAAGGGCGATCGCCTGCGCCGGTCCGCCGACCCGGTCGTCGCCGCCGTGCCGCTGCCCTGCAACGCCCGCTACGTCGGCCTGGTCGAGGGGTACGACATCTCGCTCGGCCGCCGCGCCGACGTGGTGGTGACCGACGGGTTCACCGGCAACGTCCTGCTCAAGGCCATCGAGGGCGCGTACGCCATGGCCGGCGGGCCGCCCGCGAACGGCGGCGTACCCCGCGCGGCGGCCCTGCTCGGGGTGGGCGGCACCGTGGTGGTGTGCCACGGCGCCGCCGGCCCGGACGACGTCGCCTCGGGCATCGCCCTGGCCGCCCACCTCTGGCGTCGCGACGCCGCCGGCACGGTCCGCGCGCTGCTCGCCGAGATCCCGCACGATCCCGCACCTGACCGCAACGACACCGAGGTAGCACCATGA
- the rpmF gene encoding 50S ribosomal protein L32 — protein sequence MAVPKRKMSRSNTRARRANWKASVVATVACPQCKSPKLPHAACSVCGTYNGRQVLEV from the coding sequence GTGGCCGTCCCCAAGCGCAAGATGTCGCGCAGCAACACCCGCGCCCGCCGGGCGAACTGGAAGGCCTCGGTGGTGGCGACCGTTGCCTGCCCGCAGTGCAAGTCGCCGAAGCTGCCGCACGCCGCCTGCTCCGTCTGCGGCACGTACAACGGCCGCCAGGTCCTCGAGGTCTGA
- a CDS encoding YceD family protein, producing the protein MPKHSPRQLDPRAPLVLDTRDLPRRPGALRELRRVVTAPADLGVELISVPEGADLDLDLRLQSVSEGVLVSGTVAGPVKGECGRCLREIDDSVVVTVQELYAYEDSTTDETTDEDEVGRMQGDLIDLEPALRDAVVLALPTNPLCREDCPGLCPECGVHWDDLPADHSHQQIDPRWAGLSQLNRTEE; encoded by the coding sequence ATGCCCAAACATTCGCCTCGCCAACTCGACCCCAGGGCGCCGCTGGTCCTCGACACGAGGGACCTGCCGCGTCGCCCTGGCGCGTTGCGTGAACTCCGGCGGGTCGTGACGGCACCGGCGGACCTCGGTGTGGAGTTGATCAGCGTGCCGGAGGGCGCGGACCTCGACCTCGACCTGAGGTTGCAGTCGGTGTCCGAGGGCGTGCTCGTCTCCGGGACCGTCGCCGGTCCCGTCAAGGGCGAGTGTGGCCGTTGCCTGCGCGAGATCGACGACTCGGTGGTCGTCACCGTCCAGGAGCTGTACGCGTACGAGGACAGCACCACGGACGAGACGACCGACGAGGACGAGGTGGGCCGGATGCAGGGCGATCTGATCGACCTGGAACCGGCGTTGCGGGACGCGGTGGTGCTCGCGCTGCCGACCAACCCGCTCTGCCGGGAGGACTGCCCAGGCCTGTGCCCCGAGTGTGGGGTGCACTGGGACGATCTGCCGGCCGACCACAGTCACCAGCAGATCGACCCGCGTTGGGCGGGCCTGTCGCAACTGAACCGTACAGAGGAGTAG
- the coaD gene encoding pantetheine-phosphate adenylyltransferase, producing MRRAVCPGSFDPVTNGHLDIVGRASRLFDEVIVGVLVNQSKQGLFTVEERIKMLREVTASYDNVRVESFRGLLVDFCRDQQASVLIKGLRAVSDFDYELQMAQMNVGLAGVETLFMPTNPLYSFLSSSLVKDVAKWGGDISAHVPDLVREQLTARLRP from the coding sequence ATGAGACGTGCGGTCTGCCCGGGCTCGTTCGACCCGGTCACCAACGGTCACCTCGACATCGTCGGCCGGGCGAGCCGGCTCTTCGACGAGGTGATCGTCGGCGTGCTGGTCAACCAGTCGAAGCAGGGATTGTTCACGGTCGAGGAGCGGATCAAGATGCTCCGCGAGGTGACCGCCTCGTACGACAACGTCCGGGTGGAGTCGTTCCGCGGCCTGCTCGTCGACTTCTGCCGGGATCAGCAGGCGAGCGTGTTGATCAAGGGTCTGCGCGCGGTCAGCGACTTCGACTACGAGCTTCAGATGGCCCAGATGAACGTCGGTCTGGCCGGCGTGGAGACGCTCTTCATGCCGACCAACCCGCTCTACTCGTTCCTCTCCTCCAGCCTGGTCAAGGACGTGGCCAAGTGGGGCGGCGACATCTCCGCCCACGTCCCGGACCTGGTGCGCGAGCAGCTCACCGCCCGCCTCCGCCCCTGA
- the rsmD gene encoding 16S rRNA (guanine(966)-N(2))-methyltransferase RsmD, with the protein MTRIVAGTLGGRRIAAPPGAGTRPTSDRVREALFSAVQADLDLTGARFADLYAGSGAVGLEALSRGASHVLLVESDARAARVIRENVAALRAAPAARLVTGKVGAVLAGGPEGGPYDVVFADPPYAAPDAEITALLGALVGGGWLAPDALVIVERASRTGPVGWVEGVTGERSRRYGETTLWYGRRS; encoded by the coding sequence GTGACCCGGATCGTGGCCGGCACGCTCGGCGGGCGGCGGATCGCCGCGCCGCCCGGCGCCGGCACCCGGCCGACCTCCGACCGGGTGCGGGAGGCGCTGTTCAGCGCCGTGCAGGCCGACCTCGACCTGACCGGGGCGCGGTTCGCCGACCTCTACGCGGGCTCCGGCGCGGTCGGTCTGGAGGCGCTGTCCCGGGGCGCGTCCCACGTGCTGCTGGTCGAGTCGGACGCCCGGGCCGCCCGGGTGATCCGGGAGAATGTCGCCGCGCTGCGGGCCGCGCCGGCCGCCCGCCTGGTCACCGGGAAGGTGGGCGCCGTGCTGGCGGGCGGGCCGGAGGGCGGGCCGTACGACGTGGTCTTCGCCGATCCGCCCTACGCGGCGCCGGACGCGGAGATCACCGCGCTGCTCGGTGCGCTCGTCGGCGGTGGCTGGCTCGCCCCGGACGCCCTGGTGATCGTGGAGCGGGCCAGTCGCACCGGGCCGGTCGGCTGGGTGGAGGGCGTCACCGGGGAGCGCAGTCGCCGCTACGGCGAGACCACGCTTTGGTACGGTCGCCGATCATGA
- the recG gene encoding ATP-dependent DNA helicase RecG: MTSEPSTVDTPLKKLVGEKTAKALAGHLDLHTAGDLIYHFPRRYDERGEHTDIRSLDVGEQVTVLAQVQRTAVRPMRQRRGNLLEVTVGDGSGGVLTCTFFGNQAWRERELRPGRWGLFAGKVTEFRGKRQLNGPEYVLLGEGGDGEAAANEEVEEFAGALIPVYPAAAAVPTWVIARCVRVVLDTFTPPDDPLPAAVRATRNLADIGAALREIHRPTSKEALYRARRRLKWDEAFAVQLTLVQRKHRAAAWPARARPATAGGLLEAFDSRLPYELTSGQHAVGREIAADLATAHPMHRLLQGEVGSGKTVVALRAMLQVVDAGGQAALLAPTEVLAAQHHRGILDLLGPLGRAGELGAADDATGVALVTGSLGAAARRRALAEVAEGRAGIVLGTHALLYEGVDFADLGLVVVDEQHRFGVEQRDALRAKAEQPPHVLVMTATPIPRTVAMTVYGDLETSTLSQLPQGRSPIASHVVPAAEKPAFLDRAWRRLREEVGNGHQAYVVCPRIGEGPVSDEEPPREDDNGRRPPLAVTEVAPLLAEGPLHGLRIGVLHGRLPADEKDAVMRAYAAGDLDVLVATTVVEVGVNVPNATVMIVLDADRFGVSQLHQLRGRVGRGSAAGLCLLVTEAAEGSSARERLDAVASTTDGFKLAELDLEQRREGDVLGATQSGRRSHLRLLSLRRDTDLIRDARAEAIALVEEDPELARHPALAASVAALVDAERAEYLEKG, from the coding sequence ATGACGAGCGAGCCGTCGACGGTGGACACTCCGCTCAAGAAGCTGGTGGGGGAGAAGACGGCGAAGGCGTTGGCCGGCCACCTCGACCTGCACACCGCGGGCGACCTGATCTACCACTTCCCGCGCCGCTACGACGAGCGCGGCGAGCACACCGACATCCGCTCGCTGGACGTGGGGGAGCAGGTCACCGTGCTGGCCCAGGTGCAGCGCACCGCGGTCCGGCCGATGCGGCAGCGGCGCGGCAACCTGCTGGAGGTCACCGTCGGCGACGGCTCGGGCGGTGTGCTCACCTGCACCTTCTTCGGCAACCAGGCGTGGCGGGAGCGGGAGCTGCGCCCGGGCCGGTGGGGGTTGTTCGCCGGCAAGGTGACCGAGTTCCGGGGCAAGCGGCAGCTCAACGGCCCGGAATACGTCCTGCTCGGCGAGGGTGGCGACGGCGAGGCGGCGGCCAACGAGGAGGTCGAGGAGTTCGCCGGCGCGCTGATTCCGGTCTACCCGGCGGCCGCCGCGGTGCCGACCTGGGTGATCGCCCGCTGCGTCCGGGTGGTGCTGGACACGTTCACCCCGCCCGACGATCCGTTGCCGGCCGCCGTGCGGGCCACCCGCAACCTGGCCGACATCGGTGCCGCGCTGCGCGAGATCCACCGGCCGACCAGCAAGGAGGCGCTCTACCGGGCGCGTCGCCGGCTCAAGTGGGACGAGGCGTTCGCGGTGCAGCTCACCCTGGTGCAGCGCAAGCACCGGGCGGCGGCGTGGCCGGCACGGGCGCGGCCGGCGACGGCGGGTGGCCTGCTGGAGGCGTTCGACTCCCGGCTGCCCTACGAGTTGACGTCCGGCCAGCACGCGGTCGGGCGGGAGATCGCCGCCGACCTGGCCACCGCCCATCCGATGCACCGGTTGTTGCAGGGCGAGGTGGGTTCGGGCAAGACGGTCGTGGCGCTGCGCGCCATGCTCCAGGTGGTGGACGCCGGCGGTCAGGCCGCGCTGCTCGCCCCGACCGAGGTGCTCGCCGCCCAGCACCACCGCGGCATCCTCGACCTGCTCGGCCCGCTCGGCCGGGCCGGTGAGCTGGGCGCCGCCGACGACGCGACAGGGGTGGCGCTGGTCACCGGCTCGCTGGGCGCGGCGGCCCGGCGGCGCGCGCTGGCCGAGGTGGCCGAGGGGCGTGCCGGCATCGTGCTCGGCACGCACGCCCTGCTCTACGAGGGCGTCGACTTCGCCGACCTGGGCCTGGTGGTGGTCGACGAGCAGCACCGGTTCGGCGTGGAGCAGCGTGACGCGTTGCGCGCCAAGGCCGAGCAGCCGCCGCACGTGCTGGTGATGACCGCCACCCCGATCCCGCGCACGGTCGCCATGACCGTCTACGGCGACCTGGAGACGTCCACGCTCTCCCAGTTGCCGCAGGGCCGGTCGCCGATCGCCTCGCACGTGGTCCCGGCCGCCGAGAAGCCGGCCTTCCTCGACCGGGCCTGGCGCCGGCTGCGCGAGGAGGTCGGCAACGGCCACCAGGCGTACGTGGTCTGCCCGCGGATCGGCGAGGGGCCGGTCTCGGACGAGGAACCGCCCCGCGAGGACGACAACGGTCGCCGGCCGCCGTTGGCGGTGACCGAGGTGGCCCCGCTGCTCGCCGAGGGGCCGCTGCACGGGCTGCGGATCGGGGTGCTGCACGGGCGGCTGCCGGCCGACGAGAAGGACGCGGTGATGCGCGCCTACGCCGCCGGCGACCTGGACGTGCTGGTGGCGACCACGGTGGTCGAGGTGGGCGTCAACGTGCCCAACGCCACCGTGATGATCGTGCTGGACGCCGACCGGTTCGGCGTCTCCCAACTGCACCAGTTGCGCGGCCGGGTGGGCCGGGGTTCGGCAGCCGGCCTCTGCCTGCTGGTCACCGAGGCGGCCGAGGGGTCCTCCGCCCGCGAGCGGCTGGACGCGGTGGCCTCCACCACCGACGGGTTCAAGCTCGCGGAGCTCGACCTGGAGCAGCGCCGGGAGGGCGACGTGCTGGGCGCGACCCAGTCCGGCCGGCGTTCGCACCTGCGGCTGTTGTCGCTGAGACGCGACACCGATCTGATCCGGGACGCCCGGGCCGAGGCGATCGCCCTGGTCGAGGAGGATCCGGAGCTGGCCCGCCATCCGGCGCTGGCGGCTTCGGTCGCCGCGCTCGTCGACGCGGAGCGCGCGGAATACCTGGAGAAGGGCTGA